Proteins encoded in a region of the Chthoniobacterales bacterium genome:
- a CDS encoding bifunctional nuclease family protein, with product MSKPVIEVRVRALIPTGSGCAVFLGTAEKVFVIYVDSSVGSAIGMFISGQEKERPLTHDLMALVLEAVGAKVERIVINDLKNGTYFGRLILSAENEIQQRKIIELDARPSDCIAMAAQQRAPIYVSEDVWNEVEDMSDVLEKIENSRDEPGGESE from the coding sequence ATGAGCAAACCCGTGATCGAAGTGCGCGTGCGGGCGCTGATCCCCACGGGCAGCGGATGCGCCGTCTTTCTCGGCACCGCGGAAAAAGTCTTCGTGATCTACGTGGACTCCAGCGTCGGCAGCGCGATCGGCATGTTCATCAGCGGACAGGAAAAGGAGCGGCCACTCACCCACGACCTCATGGCCCTCGTGCTCGAGGCCGTGGGCGCGAAGGTCGAGCGCATCGTCATCAACGACCTCAAGAACGGCACGTATTTCGGCCGTCTCATCCTCTCCGCAGAAAACGAAATCCAGCAGCGCAAGATCATCGAACTCGACGCCCGCCCCAGCGACTGCATCGCGATGGCGGCCCAGCAACGCGCGCCCATTTACGTGAGCGAGGACGTTTGGAACGAAGTCGAGGACATGTCCGACGTGCTCGAGAAGATCGAGAACTCCCGGGACGAGCCGGGCGGGGA